In Maridesulfovibrio sp., a single genomic region encodes these proteins:
- a CDS encoding uridine kinase, which translates to MGKLIKEKGDKGRLHIETKLLGESLVGKDCLRNTEATEYFHMQPEVNVLKIGGQSIMDRGAKALLPVLDELVKAKENHKILLMTGGGTRARHVYNIGVDLGMPTGVLSKLGDKVSWQNAEMLSVLLGKHGGVKIGHGDHLEQLTMFCQLGYLPITTGIPPYGFFEHPAEVGSIPPHRTDSGAFLLAENIGAKSVIYLKDEKGLYENDPKKAKDRDALKFIDKIHVEELIAMDLDDLIVERAVLTFLKNAKTLKQFQIIDVLRHPEHIHAALDGEHVGTIVYK; encoded by the coding sequence ATGGGTAAACTGATCAAGGAAAAAGGGGACAAGGGACGCCTGCACATTGAAACCAAACTGCTGGGCGAATCGCTTGTGGGCAAGGACTGCCTGCGCAACACCGAAGCAACCGAATACTTCCACATGCAGCCGGAAGTAAACGTGCTCAAGATCGGGGGCCAGTCCATCATGGACCGCGGCGCCAAGGCGCTGCTCCCTGTTCTTGACGAACTCGTCAAAGCCAAGGAAAACCACAAGATCCTGCTCATGACCGGGGGCGGAACAAGGGCTCGCCACGTTTACAACATCGGCGTGGACCTCGGCATGCCTACCGGCGTACTCTCCAAACTGGGAGACAAGGTCTCCTGGCAGAACGCGGAAATGCTTTCCGTTCTGCTGGGCAAGCACGGCGGTGTAAAAATCGGTCACGGAGACCATCTGGAACAGCTGACCATGTTCTGCCAGCTCGGATACCTGCCCATAACAACGGGTATTCCGCCCTACGGATTTTTCGAGCACCCGGCAGAAGTCGGCTCCATCCCTCCGCACCGCACTGACTCCGGAGCATTTCTCCTGGCCGAAAACATCGGCGCCAAGTCGGTAATCTACCTCAAGGATGAAAAGGGACTCTACGAAAACGATCCCAAAAAGGCCAAGGACCGTGATGCCCTGAAGTTCATCGACAAGATTCACGTTGAGGAACTGATCGCCATGGACCTTGATGATCTCATCGTTGAAAGGGCCGTGCTGACATTCCTCAAGAATGCCAAAACCCTCAAGCAGTTCCAGATCATCGATGTTCTACGCCATCCGGAACACATCCACGCCGCACTTGACGGCGAACACGTCGGAACCATCGTCTACAAGTAG
- a CDS encoding putative sulfate/molybdate transporter — MNINFSRMEWSGSVGDLGALLPLAFALIMINGLSATGLFFVAGLFYIIGGYYYRVPIAVQPMKVISAYAIAQSLSPEVITASGFIVAVLLLFLGLSGIVDKAAKIIPLPVIRGVQLSTGVLLLLKGAYLALGISGLQEIKGSSEPFLSFGSIGPLPMSIFIAVVFAVIARRLRESRRYPAGLIVVGCGALFGLLMGAWHGLAELDPGIHLPHLLPFGFPSGADFSFALLALVLPQVPMTLGNAVIANRNLSFEYFGNESRRVTDRALCVSMGCANFLAALFGGMPLCHGAGGLAAHYRFGARTSGSNFIIGGILVLLAIFFGTSSVKILQLIPMGVLGVLLAFSGIQLVLTGRDMTTRVQRATLLVMLGITLLLNLAWAFGFGIAFYAVYHRINN, encoded by the coding sequence ATGAACATCAATTTCAGTAGGATGGAATGGTCCGGTTCCGTCGGAGATCTGGGGGCCCTGCTGCCATTGGCATTTGCGTTGATCATGATCAACGGCCTTTCGGCGACAGGGCTCTTTTTTGTGGCCGGTTTGTTTTATATCATCGGCGGTTACTACTACCGGGTCCCTATAGCAGTACAACCGATGAAGGTCATATCCGCCTATGCTATTGCCCAGAGCCTCAGCCCGGAAGTCATAACCGCATCCGGATTCATCGTAGCAGTCCTGCTGCTTTTTCTGGGACTGAGCGGAATAGTGGACAAGGCGGCAAAGATAATTCCGCTTCCTGTCATCCGAGGCGTACAGCTTTCAACAGGAGTGCTCCTGCTTCTCAAGGGAGCCTATCTGGCCCTTGGAATCAGCGGACTGCAGGAAATAAAAGGTTCATCGGAACCGTTTCTGTCTTTTGGCAGCATCGGTCCTCTGCCGATGAGTATTTTCATTGCTGTTGTCTTTGCTGTCATCGCCAGACGCCTTCGCGAAAGCAGGCGCTATCCAGCCGGGCTTATCGTCGTCGGCTGCGGGGCTTTGTTCGGTCTACTGATGGGAGCCTGGCACGGACTTGCAGAGCTTGATCCGGGTATTCACCTGCCGCACCTGCTGCCTTTCGGATTTCCGTCCGGAGCGGACTTTTCCTTCGCCCTGCTGGCGCTGGTCCTTCCGCAGGTTCCCATGACACTTGGAAACGCGGTAATCGCAAACCGCAACCTCAGTTTCGAATATTTTGGGAATGAAAGCAGACGGGTAACAGACCGGGCCCTATGTGTCAGCATGGGGTGTGCAAATTTCCTGGCAGCCCTTTTCGGCGGAATGCCTCTCTGTCATGGAGCGGGCGGACTGGCGGCCCACTACCGTTTCGGAGCCCGCACCAGCGGCTCAAACTTCATCATCGGCGGAATACTTGTGCTGCTGGCCATATTCTTCGGAACCAGTTCAGTTAAGATTCTGCAACTGATACCAATGGGCGTGCTAGGGGTACTTCTGGCGTTTTCCGGGATACAGCTTGTTCTTACCGGTCGCGACATGACAACTCGTGTCCAGCGGGCCACGCTGCTTGTCATGCTTGGTATAACCCTGCTGCTCAACCTGGCCTGGGCCTTCGGTTTCGGCATTGCTTTTTATGCTGTTTACCACAGAATTAACAATTAA
- a CDS encoding helix-turn-helix transcriptional regulator — MSQKVGGGKPQRYVQPSLLMALRDAPSYGYQLIQTIGDYGFLRGEVPPGMVYRHLRQMDEEGLVRSEWDAEGDGPAKRIYSITAEGLEILDAWIIHMERQRDALDRFIRLYKGQ; from the coding sequence ATGTCGCAGAAAGTGGGAGGGGGAAAGCCCCAGAGATATGTGCAGCCTTCGCTGCTTATGGCCCTGAGGGATGCTCCCTCATACGGGTATCAACTGATACAGACGATTGGTGATTACGGGTTCCTGCGCGGAGAAGTCCCGCCCGGAATGGTTTACAGGCATCTCCGGCAGATGGACGAGGAAGGGCTGGTCCGCTCCGAGTGGGATGCAGAGGGAGACGGACCAGCGAAAAGGATATACTCCATAACCGCCGAAGGACTTGAGATCCTCGACGCATGGATAATTCATATGGAACGACAGCGGGATGCGCTGGACCGTTTTATCCGGCTGTATAAGGGGCAGTAG